The following coding sequences are from one Kallotenue papyrolyticum window:
- a CDS encoding DnaJ domain-containing protein, translating into MDDFRHLDDYALLGVSPNATPEEIKRAYRREIARYHPDRFRNADPEAQRYASARSQRITEAYAALSRSAQARTRGIGARPRPPADADQLQIWYERAMRLIDEGDGVEAARLLRQIQKVDPFYRDADVQLERAEALAQSAPSRRARPLRLWLGAAAAGLLLFIGGLYGMSRWRAPGSATPGQIAVGAGSITPTPAAAAADASPSAGAIVAEVLPTVTDVVPERLPTTPPTETPVPPTETPPTPTPVPPTPTAAPPAPVLVAATATPVPPAPAQAIEQGQVLAAANFNQGADGWPTLQAPTYSLGVRNSAYAITAQPRAGAVFAYGAPLEQSRVIIAADVVPVRGAVGLLFGPERAYRFLISADGRFRVDLGRQTLVGPTPSRAVRAGVNRLAIAAVERRVSLYANGTLLANLDLPTSLQGTTYGFIVVSEAQGAEGVFDNLVVRALPR; encoded by the coding sequence TTGGATGATTTTCGCCACCTCGATGATTATGCCTTGCTTGGCGTTTCCCCCAACGCCACGCCCGAAGAGATCAAACGCGCCTATCGGCGTGAAATAGCCAGGTACCATCCCGATCGTTTTCGCAACGCCGATCCCGAGGCGCAGCGCTACGCCAGCGCGCGTAGTCAGCGTATCACCGAGGCGTATGCCGCGCTGAGTCGCAGCGCACAGGCGCGCACACGCGGGATCGGCGCGCGGCCACGCCCGCCTGCCGACGCCGATCAGCTGCAGATCTGGTACGAGCGTGCGATGCGGTTGATCGACGAGGGCGATGGTGTGGAAGCCGCGCGGCTGCTGCGGCAGATCCAAAAGGTTGATCCCTTCTACCGCGATGCGGATGTGCAACTGGAGCGCGCCGAGGCGCTGGCGCAGAGCGCGCCGTCTCGCCGCGCGCGTCCGCTGCGTCTGTGGCTGGGCGCGGCTGCCGCTGGGTTGCTGTTGTTCATCGGTGGCCTGTATGGCATGAGCCGCTGGCGCGCGCCGGGCAGCGCCACGCCGGGCCAGATCGCCGTCGGAGCGGGGAGTATCACGCCCACGCCGGCCGCGGCGGCAGCCGACGCATCACCATCCGCCGGCGCGATCGTGGCTGAAGTCTTGCCGACGGTGACGGACGTCGTGCCCGAAAGGCTGCCCACCACGCCACCGACGGAGACACCCGTGCCACCGACCGAAACGCCGCCTACGCCCACGCCGGTGCCGCCTACGCCCACCGCCGCGCCGCCCGCGCCGGTGTTGGTCGCTGCCACGGCGACGCCGGTGCCGCCCGCGCCGGCGCAGGCCATCGAACAGGGCCAGGTGCTGGCCGCTGCGAACTTCAACCAGGGCGCCGACGGCTGGCCCACGCTTCAGGCCCCGACCTACAGCCTCGGCGTGCGCAACAGCGCGTACGCGATCACCGCCCAGCCGCGTGCCGGCGCGGTCTTCGCCTATGGCGCGCCGTTGGAGCAGAGCCGTGTGATCATCGCCGCGGATGTGGTACCCGTGCGCGGTGCGGTCGGGCTACTGTTCGGTCCCGAGCGCGCCTATCGCTTCTTGATCTCCGCCGATGGTCGCTTCCGCGTCGATCTCGGACGGCAAACCCTCGTCGGGCCGACGCCCAGCCGCGCAGTGCGCGCCGGCGTCAACCGGCTCGCGATCGCCGCCGTGGAGCGACGGGTTTCGCTGTATGCCAATGGTACGCTGCTTGCCAATCTGGATCTGCCAACCTCGTTGCAGGGGACGACCTATGGCTTCATCGTTGTGAGCGAAGCTCAGGGTGCCGAGGGCGTGTTCGACAATCTGGTGGTGCGCGCACTACCTCGCTAA
- the gcvH gene encoding glycine cleavage system protein GcvH produces the protein MAGYHTPTDLLYSTTHEWARIEGDEVTVGISDYAQHALGDVVFVELPEVGRTLTAGEPLGVVESVKAASDVYAPLSGEVIAINEALLDAPETLNSDPYGAGWMLKLRASDLEAERSRLLDATAYERHVEDEASKH, from the coding sequence ATGGCTGGCTACCATACGCCGACGGATCTGCTGTACAGCACGACGCATGAATGGGCCCGCATCGAAGGTGACGAGGTCACGGTGGGTATCAGCGACTACGCGCAGCACGCGCTGGGCGATGTGGTCTTTGTCGAGCTGCCGGAGGTTGGGCGCACACTGACCGCGGGCGAGCCCTTGGGCGTGGTTGAATCGGTTAAGGCCGCCTCGGATGTGTATGCACCGCTCAGCGGCGAGGTGATCGCCATCAACGAAGCACTGCTGGACGCGCCCGAAACGCTCAACAGCGATCCCTACGGCGCAGGCTGGATGCTCAAGCTGCGTGCTAGCGACCTGGAAGCCGAGCGTTCACGGCTGCTGGATGCGACGGCCTACGAACGCCATGTGGAGGACGAAGCCAGCAAGCACTGA
- the mobA gene encoding molybdenum cofactor guanylyltransferase, with product MTDDPHSVNAPPLAGIIVAGGRSRRLGYDKRRLRLWGEHGPTLLERTVERVGSLCAEVIVVLNDAEQWSHLPARLVADRYPEGGPLGGIYSGLCAARSEHALVVAADMPLLNLELLRWMIAQPRDYDVLAPRVASGARNRLGVETLHAIYSRACLEPIARRLEAGHPQVIGFFDQVRVRLIEPEVVARFDPAGLTFRNINTPADLEAVQQLLARSAVE from the coding sequence ATGACCGACGATCCACACAGCGTGAACGCGCCGCCGCTCGCCGGCATCATCGTCGCGGGCGGGCGCAGCCGGCGGCTGGGTTACGACAAGCGCCGCCTCAGGCTCTGGGGCGAGCACGGCCCCACCCTGCTGGAGCGCACCGTGGAGCGCGTGGGCAGCCTGTGCGCCGAGGTGATCGTCGTGCTCAACGATGCCGAGCAGTGGTCGCACCTGCCGGCGCGTCTGGTCGCCGACCGCTACCCGGAGGGCGGTCCGTTAGGCGGCATCTACAGCGGGCTATGCGCAGCGCGCTCCGAGCATGCCCTGGTGGTGGCCGCCGATATGCCGCTGCTCAACCTGGAGCTGCTGCGCTGGATGATCGCCCAGCCGCGCGACTACGATGTACTAGCCCCGCGTGTGGCGAGCGGCGCGCGCAATCGATTGGGCGTGGAAACGCTGCATGCGATCTACAGCCGCGCCTGCCTGGAACCGATCGCCCGCCGGCTTGAGGCCGGCCATCCCCAGGTGATCGGCTTCTTCGATCAGGTGCGTGTGCGGTTGATCGAACCGGAGGTCGTGGCGCGCTTCGATCCCGCCGGACTGACCTTCCGCAACATCAACACGCCCGCCGACCTGGAGGCAGTGCAACAGCTCCTGGCGCGATCTGCGGTAGAATAG
- the gcvT gene encoding glycine cleavage system aminomethyltransferase GcvT — MKRTPLYERHRELGAKTVAFGGWEMPVQYSGIIDEHHATRTAAGLFDISHMGRIRVQGPDALPFLQQLTTQDVATIAPGMANYALLCYPHGGIVDDIFIYHLPDHYLVVVNAANRDKDWQWFQQHRAGFAVELEDVSDQTAMLALQGPRAEAILAPVADVDVGALPFHGVVEGHLFEQTPALIARTGYTGEDGFELFFPAADARRVWDGLLEAGRDHGLKPVGLGARDSLRFEARLALYGHEIDETINPYEAGLGWVVKLDKGPFIGRDALARIKAEGPQRKLVGLELIERGIARQGYPVTTLEGEPIGVVTSGMPAPTLGKNLALALVRADQATLGAQLQVQVRGKPVRAQIVKTPFYRPRYKK, encoded by the coding sequence ATGAAGCGCACTCCGCTTTACGAGCGGCACCGCGAGCTGGGCGCGAAGACCGTGGCGTTCGGCGGCTGGGAGATGCCGGTGCAGTACAGCGGCATCATCGATGAGCACCACGCCACGCGCACCGCCGCCGGGCTGTTCGACATCAGCCACATGGGTCGCATCCGGGTGCAGGGTCCCGATGCGCTCCCGTTTCTGCAACAGCTCACCACGCAGGATGTCGCCACGATCGCCCCTGGCATGGCTAACTACGCGCTGCTGTGCTACCCGCACGGCGGCATCGTGGACGATATCTTCATCTACCACCTGCCCGATCACTACCTGGTGGTGGTCAACGCCGCCAATCGCGACAAGGACTGGCAGTGGTTCCAGCAGCATCGCGCCGGCTTTGCCGTTGAGCTGGAGGATGTCTCCGATCAGACGGCGATGCTGGCGCTGCAGGGGCCCAGGGCCGAAGCGATTCTGGCACCCGTCGCCGACGTTGACGTCGGCGCGCTGCCGTTCCATGGCGTGGTGGAGGGCCATCTGTTCGAGCAGACGCCCGCCCTGATCGCCCGCACCGGCTACACCGGCGAGGATGGCTTCGAGCTCTTTTTCCCCGCCGCGGATGCCCGGCGCGTCTGGGATGGGCTGCTGGAGGCTGGACGCGACCATGGCCTCAAGCCCGTTGGCCTGGGCGCGCGCGACAGTCTGCGCTTCGAAGCGCGGCTGGCGCTCTATGGCCATGAGATCGACGAGACGATCAACCCCTATGAGGCCGGGCTGGGCTGGGTGGTCAAGCTCGACAAGGGGCCCTTCATCGGGCGCGATGCTCTGGCGCGCATCAAAGCCGAGGGGCCACAGCGCAAGCTGGTCGGTCTGGAGCTGATCGAGCGCGGCATTGCGCGCCAGGGCTATCCCGTCACGACGCTGGAGGGCGAACCGATCGGCGTCGTCACCTCGGGCATGCCCGCGCCGACGCTGGGCAAGAATCTGGCCCTGGCGCTGGTGCGCGCCGATCAGGCGACGCTCGGCGCGCAGCTACAGGTACAGGTGCGCGGCAAGCCGGTGCGCGCGCAGATCGTCAAAACCCCGTTCTACCGACCGCGCTATAAGAAGTAG
- a CDS encoding DUF1028 domain-containing protein — protein sequence MLPALIATFSIVARDPQNGDLGVAVASKFLAVGSVVPWAQANVGAIATQALANIRYGPDGLALLARGLSAQEVLQELLAADEQREHRQVGIVDREGRAAAFTGRECVPWAGHLLGEGFCCQGNILAGEAVVQRMADAFRATAGELAERLVAALEAGQAAGGDRRGRQSAALYVAREGGSYGGLLDRYIDLRVDDHPDPIVELRRLLALHRFYLTRPDEADLIPIDSAIAGELQDALRDLGYYSGPTTNTYDRMTKEALFAYGGVENLEERLVEDQRIDRQVLEFIRRKRAEARQRRG from the coding sequence ATGCTGCCAGCGCTGATTGCCACGTTTTCGATCGTTGCTCGCGATCCGCAGAACGGTGATCTCGGCGTTGCGGTCGCGTCGAAGTTTCTGGCGGTGGGCTCGGTCGTGCCCTGGGCCCAGGCCAACGTAGGCGCGATCGCTACCCAGGCGCTTGCCAATATTCGCTATGGGCCGGATGGGCTGGCGCTGCTGGCGCGCGGCCTGTCGGCGCAGGAGGTGCTGCAGGAGCTGCTGGCCGCCGATGAGCAGCGCGAACACCGGCAAGTGGGCATCGTCGATCGCGAAGGGCGCGCCGCGGCCTTCACCGGGCGCGAGTGTGTTCCCTGGGCCGGCCACCTGCTCGGCGAGGGCTTCTGCTGCCAGGGCAACATTCTGGCCGGTGAAGCGGTGGTGCAGCGCATGGCCGACGCCTTTCGCGCCACGGCGGGCGAGCTGGCCGAGCGGTTGGTGGCGGCGCTGGAGGCGGGCCAGGCCGCCGGCGGCGATCGGCGGGGGCGCCAGTCGGCGGCGCTCTACGTCGCGCGCGAAGGCGGCTCGTATGGCGGCCTGCTCGATCGCTACATCGATCTGCGCGTGGACGACCATCCCGACCCGATCGTGGAGCTGCGCCGGCTGCTCGCCCTGCACCGCTTCTACCTGACACGTCCCGACGAGGCCGACCTGATCCCGATCGATAGCGCCATCGCCGGCGAGTTGCAGGATGCGCTGCGCGATCTGGGCTACTACAGCGGCCCCACCACCAACACCTACGACCGCATGACGAAAGAGGCGCTCTTCGCCTATGGCGGCGTTGAAAATCTGGAGGAGCGGCTGGTGGAGGATCAGCGCATCGACCGCCAGGTGCTGGAGTTCATTCGCCGCAAGCGCGCCGAGGCCAGACAGCGCCGCGGCTGA
- the mvk gene encoding mevalonate kinase, with amino-acid sequence MQHTLRTTGASAPGKVILCGEHAVVYGRPAIALPLPDIRATAWVADAPGAGLRLELPDLGEQWEVAAEAHAGEHPLAFLARRTLATLGAAPTGLRITLRSAIPIASGMGSGAALGAALVRALATHLGQALTPAAIAALVYESERFFHGTPSGIDNTVVSYEQPIWFVRGDPGAVPPRAATIEALALGAPLRLVIGDTGVRAPTHLTVGGVRERWQRDPARYEALFAAIGEVSSAARDLLARGAVEQLGRLLDRNQELLEALGVSSPALERLIAAARAAGAYGAKLSGGGGGGIMLALVTEERQAQVCAALAAAGAARVVQTVVA; translated from the coding sequence ATGCAACACACTCTGCGCACGACGGGCGCCTCCGCGCCTGGCAAAGTGATTTTATGCGGCGAGCACGCCGTGGTATACGGTCGGCCGGCGATCGCCCTTCCGCTGCCGGATATCCGTGCCACGGCTTGGGTTGCGGACGCACCCGGCGCCGGCCTGCGGCTGGAGCTGCCGGACCTGGGTGAGCAGTGGGAGGTGGCGGCTGAGGCGCACGCCGGCGAGCATCCGCTGGCCTTTCTGGCGCGGCGCACACTGGCGACGCTGGGCGCTGCGCCGACGGGCCTACGCATCACGCTGCGCTCGGCGATCCCGATCGCCAGCGGCATGGGCAGTGGCGCGGCGCTCGGCGCGGCGCTGGTGCGTGCGCTGGCAACGCACCTGGGCCAGGCGCTCACGCCGGCAGCCATCGCAGCGTTGGTGTACGAATCGGAGCGCTTTTTTCACGGCACGCCCAGCGGTATCGACAACACGGTCGTCAGCTACGAGCAGCCGATCTGGTTTGTGCGCGGCGATCCCGGCGCCGTGCCGCCGCGAGCGGCGACGATCGAAGCGCTGGCGCTGGGCGCGCCGCTGCGCTTGGTGATCGGCGACACCGGTGTGCGCGCGCCGACGCACCTGACAGTGGGCGGGGTGCGCGAGCGTTGGCAGCGCGATCCGGCACGCTACGAAGCACTATTCGCAGCCATCGGAGAGGTGAGCAGCGCGGCGCGAGACTTGCTGGCACGCGGTGCTGTGGAGCAGCTTGGTCGCCTGTTGGATCGCAATCAGGAGCTGCTGGAGGCGTTGGGGGTTTCGTCGCCGGCATTGGAGCGCCTGATTGCGGCAGCGCGCGCGGCCGGCGCGTATGGCGCCAAGCTATCCGGCGGTGGCGGCGGCGGGATCATGCTGGCGCTGGTGACGGAGGAGCGCCAGGCGCAGGTCTGCGCAGCGCTGGCGGCAGCCGGAGCGGCGCGGGTCGTGCAGACGGTTGTCGCCTGA
- a CDS encoding protein kinase domain-containing protein → MASSRQPSGALNVAGEGAEIKNYVLGERIGQDELTLIYRARHQTLDRDVHLHLLRRSGWIAVSRFQLAARLAARIQHPHLLPVLDAGHDERYGYYMVTPPLEAQRLQQVLERGPLPVAQAIRIFAQIGQALDALHRHGVVHRDVQPENILVSADGNAYLTGLSLAAVPDGPDLSQLEEADYLTPYAAPEQTFDDREPAPALDIYALGAVLYHMLTGEVPPGADLEPAPLARRDPRLAPADKVLRRMLAPEPHLRYPSATQAAAALRSALRPLIEPESIAPEQAAVEGQWLENPLEIVLRERIDQAFWQRSRERAERLHTGEGMRRLLDAWSAGNFLRRRQLGQVIHIDQIVSYNVYFYDLKALYETRTYPERRERPYSGSRVSSRKQPPDRWQVEVPAPDEPFASLPETEITLPNSEKSVVCPRCKGETRVTCGRCQGRGTLDVKRTVKSATGTHVEIQTVDCPDCQGLAQVPCERCDGQGNLLESSVFRVSRRGRLWQNTDDIEGLPQRLLDARAEPVFNGPIEVHDPLWHAVQPLHELLEEAARGTGDETRIIAAELTIRGVPVTEVDYTFRGKPRTLAIIGFDDNVRGDLSLFDSERLLTIALALVTLLAIAVALYIGLGRG, encoded by the coding sequence ATGGCTAGCTCTCGCCAACCCAGCGGGGCGCTCAACGTCGCCGGCGAGGGAGCCGAGATCAAGAATTATGTCCTCGGCGAGCGCATTGGGCAAGATGAGCTCACGCTGATCTACCGCGCGCGCCACCAGACGCTCGACCGCGACGTGCACCTCCATCTGCTGCGTCGCTCCGGCTGGATCGCCGTAAGTCGCTTTCAACTGGCTGCCCGGCTCGCAGCGCGCATTCAGCATCCCCACCTGCTGCCGGTGCTCGATGCCGGCCACGATGAGCGCTACGGCTACTATATGGTAACACCGCCGCTGGAAGCGCAGCGGCTGCAGCAGGTGCTGGAGCGCGGGCCGCTGCCCGTAGCGCAAGCCATCCGCATCTTCGCCCAGATCGGCCAGGCGCTGGACGCACTGCACCGCCATGGCGTCGTGCACCGCGATGTCCAGCCGGAGAACATTCTGGTCAGCGCCGACGGCAACGCCTACCTGACCGGCCTGAGCCTGGCCGCCGTGCCGGATGGCCCCGATCTGTCGCAGCTCGAAGAGGCCGACTATCTCACGCCCTACGCCGCGCCGGAGCAGACCTTCGACGATCGCGAACCGGCGCCGGCGCTGGACATCTACGCGCTTGGCGCGGTCCTGTACCACATGCTCACCGGCGAGGTCCCGCCCGGCGCCGATCTGGAACCCGCGCCGTTGGCCAGGCGCGATCCCCGGCTTGCGCCCGCCGACAAGGTGCTCCGGCGCATGCTGGCGCCCGAGCCACACCTGCGCTACCCCAGCGCGACGCAGGCGGCGGCAGCGCTGCGCAGCGCGCTGCGGCCATTGATCGAACCGGAGAGCATCGCACCCGAGCAGGCCGCGGTCGAAGGACAGTGGCTCGAAAACCCGCTCGAAATCGTTCTGCGCGAACGCATCGACCAGGCGTTCTGGCAGCGGTCGCGCGAGCGCGCCGAACGGCTGCACACCGGCGAGGGCATGCGCCGCCTGCTGGATGCCTGGAGTGCCGGCAACTTCCTGCGGCGGCGCCAGCTTGGCCAGGTGATCCACATCGATCAGATCGTCAGCTACAACGTGTACTTCTACGATCTGAAGGCGCTCTACGAGACGCGTACCTACCCCGAACGGCGCGAACGGCCCTACAGCGGCAGTCGCGTCTCCAGCCGCAAGCAACCGCCCGATCGCTGGCAGGTGGAAGTGCCCGCGCCGGATGAACCCTTTGCCAGCCTGCCCGAAACCGAAATAACGCTGCCCAACTCGGAGAAATCGGTGGTCTGCCCGCGCTGCAAGGGCGAGACGCGCGTCACCTGCGGGCGCTGCCAGGGGCGCGGCACGCTGGATGTCAAACGCACCGTCAAGAGCGCGACGGGGACCCACGTCGAGATCCAGACCGTCGATTGCCCGGACTGCCAGGGCCTGGCGCAGGTACCCTGCGAGCGCTGCGATGGCCAGGGCAACCTGCTGGAAAGCAGCGTGTTTCGCGTCAGTCGGCGCGGACGGCTGTGGCAAAACACCGACGACATCGAGGGCCTGCCCCAACGCCTGCTGGACGCGCGCGCCGAACCGGTCTTCAACGGCCCGATCGAGGTACATGATCCGCTGTGGCACGCTGTGCAGCCGCTCCACGAACTGCTGGAAGAGGCGGCCAGAGGTACCGGCGACGAAACACGCATCATCGCCGCCGAGCTGACCATTCGCGGCGTGCCCGTCACCGAGGTGGATTATACCTTTCGGGGCAAGCCACGCACGCTGGCGATCATCGGCTTCGACGACAACGTGCGCGGCGACCTCAGTTTGTTCGACTCCGAACGGCTGCTGACTATTGCGCTGGCGCTGGTGACGCTGCTGGCGATCGCCGTAGCGCTCTACATCGGCTTGGGCCGCGGCTGA
- a CDS encoding ATP-binding protein, translated as MERLRSLYAIAVVARWAGWLIALGLIGRAGGFTTPGQHLFLLSLGVVATAGLLLWTQVAWRWIAQIADGTVMVLYDLALSLAPVVCTGGWRSPFLPLALSALIAPTVSRGLRLGLPLATLLALVNLCHFLLTDALQRAVTTLANGSAPPAWSAVLRELALLASWSAVPFGVVLITAWGTMLLRSYRGRGRHRAGVSRVPTVQPSSPTRRNEALPFYHRASSDELATRPWTRERGAQPAVARRSAASIEATLRAYRAELEAAGAALVVDLEPHPEQQLTPHARELLLRALEIALDNVLSHAHARHVTVALRSLDGTLCLRVLDDGVGLFDGTAEPPGFHQLKRLRFRVQELGGLLWVDEHEQGGVLFELRLPLGATARRGDRPDAV; from the coding sequence ATGGAGCGCTTGCGAAGCCTGTATGCGATCGCAGTGGTGGCACGCTGGGCCGGCTGGCTGATTGCGCTGGGGTTGATCGGCCGGGCTGGCGGGTTCACCACTCCGGGGCAGCATCTGTTCCTGCTCAGCCTGGGTGTGGTCGCCACGGCTGGTCTGCTGCTCTGGACGCAGGTTGCATGGCGCTGGATTGCTCAGATCGCCGATGGAACGGTCATGGTGCTCTACGATCTGGCGTTGAGTCTAGCGCCGGTCGTATGTACTGGCGGGTGGCGCAGTCCCTTCCTGCCGCTGGCCTTGAGCGCCCTGATCGCACCGACCGTCAGTCGCGGTCTGCGCTTGGGACTGCCCCTAGCGACGCTGCTGGCGCTGGTCAATCTGTGTCACTTTCTCTTGACCGACGCGCTGCAGCGCGCGGTGACGACGCTGGCGAACGGCAGCGCGCCGCCGGCGTGGTCGGCGGTGCTGCGCGAGCTGGCGCTGCTGGCAAGCTGGAGCGCTGTGCCGTTCGGTGTGGTGCTGATCACAGCCTGGGGCACCATGCTCCTACGCAGCTACCGGGGGCGGGGGCGCCACCGTGCGGGCGTGAGCCGTGTGCCAACGGTGCAACCCTCCTCGCCCACCCGCCGCAATGAGGCCCTGCCCTTCTATCACCGCGCATCGTCGGATGAGCTGGCGACGCGGCCCTGGACGCGCGAGCGTGGCGCACAGCCGGCGGTGGCGCGCCGCTCGGCGGCAAGTATCGAGGCCACGCTGCGCGCCTACCGCGCCGAACTGGAAGCTGCCGGCGCGGCACTGGTCGTTGATCTGGAGCCGCATCCGGAGCAGCAACTGACGCCGCACGCGCGCGAGCTGCTGCTCCGTGCGCTGGAAATCGCCCTCGATAATGTGCTCTCGCATGCCCATGCGCGCCACGTCACCGTCGCGCTGCGCAGCCTGGACGGGACGCTCTGTCTGCGTGTGCTGGACGACGGCGTGGGCTTGTTCGACGGCACAGCCGAACCCCCGGGCTTCCATCAGCTCAAACGCCTGCGCTTTCGTGTGCAGGAGTTGGGCGGCCTGCTCTGGGTGGATGAGCATGAACAGGGCGGCGTGTTGTTTGAGCTGCGCCTGCCGCTAGGAGCAACCGCTCGGCGAGGCGATCGTCCGGATGCGGTATAA
- the gcvPA gene encoding aminomethyl-transferring glycine dehydrogenase subunit GcvPA, which translates to MSHYISITDQDRAAMLNAIGVPSIDALFEVVPAEVRFPPIDLPAPMSEAELLRELRRLSAKNANAQTHSIFLGAGAYNHFVPAAVDALLRRAEFYTAYTPYQPEIAQGTLQAIFEYQTMICALTGMDVANASHYDGATALAEAAVLAINSTRNRRTILVPPTLHPQYRQVLRTYLQGLDVTIAGDEQPTASLAEVAARIDATTAAIIVPTPDFLGQVHDLRPIAERVHAAGGLLIVAADPIALGLFQAPGAVGADIVVAEGQPLGIPLSFGGPYLGIFACKEQYVRRMPGRLAGATTDLEGRIGYVLTLQTREQHIRREKATSNICTNQGLMMLAATIYLALLGKHGLRQVAELCYHRAHYAARELAALPGCELLTPEPFFKEFALRLPRPVAEVNHALLERGIIGGYDLEADYPHLGHAMLIAVTEMNSKADIDALAKALREIVVA; encoded by the coding sequence ATGTCGCACTATATTTCGATCACCGACCAGGATCGCGCGGCGATGCTCAACGCTATCGGCGTGCCGAGCATTGATGCGCTCTTTGAGGTGGTGCCGGCGGAGGTGCGCTTTCCGCCGATCGATCTGCCGGCGCCCATGTCGGAAGCCGAGCTGCTGCGCGAGTTGCGCCGCCTCAGCGCCAAGAACGCCAACGCGCAGACACACAGCATCTTTCTGGGCGCGGGTGCCTACAACCATTTCGTGCCCGCGGCGGTGGATGCCCTGCTGCGTCGCGCCGAGTTCTACACCGCCTACACGCCCTACCAGCCCGAGATTGCGCAGGGCACGCTCCAGGCGATCTTCGAGTACCAGACCATGATCTGCGCCCTGACCGGCATGGACGTGGCCAACGCCTCGCACTACGATGGCGCCACGGCGCTGGCCGAAGCCGCGGTGCTGGCGATCAACTCCACGCGCAACCGGCGCACCATTCTGGTGCCGCCTACGCTTCATCCGCAGTATCGCCAAGTGTTGCGGACCTACCTGCAGGGGCTGGACGTGACCATCGCCGGCGATGAGCAGCCGACGGCTTCGCTGGCGGAGGTGGCGGCGCGCATCGATGCGACCACTGCGGCGATCATCGTGCCGACGCCCGATTTCCTGGGCCAGGTGCACGATCTCAGGCCCATTGCCGAGCGCGTGCATGCGGCGGGTGGCCTGCTGATCGTCGCTGCCGATCCGATTGCCCTGGGGCTGTTCCAGGCGCCGGGCGCGGTTGGCGCCGATATCGTGGTGGCCGAGGGCCAGCCCCTGGGCATTCCGCTCAGCTTCGGTGGTCCCTACCTGGGCATCTTCGCCTGCAAAGAGCAGTACGTCCGGCGCATGCCTGGACGGCTCGCCGGCGCCACCACCGACCTGGAGGGGCGCATCGGCTACGTGCTGACGCTTCAGACGCGCGAGCAGCACATCCGCCGCGAGAAGGCCACCAGCAACATCTGCACCAATCAGGGCCTGATGATGCTGGCCGCGACGATCTACCTCGCGTTGCTGGGCAAGCACGGCCTGCGCCAGGTGGCCGAGCTGTGCTACCATCGCGCGCACTATGCCGCGCGCGAGCTGGCGGCCCTGCCGGGCTGCGAGCTGCTCACGCCGGAGCCGTTCTTCAAAGAGTTTGCTCTGCGGCTGCCGCGTCCGGTGGCCGAGGTCAACCACGCGCTGCTCGAACGCGGCATCATCGGCGGCTACGACCTGGAGGCGGACTATCCGCATCTGGGGCACGCCATGCTGATCGCGGTGACCGAAATGAACAGCAAGGCCGATATCGATGCCCTGGCGAAAGCCTTACGTGAGATCGTGGTGGCCTAG
- a CDS encoding DinB family protein codes for MFAQPMFADTIPDEVLMISKLEATSNAIRLRIAGLAPDQLYRGTRQEPSIAELIATAVDREQAYLEAFQRGLNEDQPRLGEPTPGPSFLDRDFAEDLARFFDLRRQTLDLVRNFSEEAFARRVTLPDGEQLTLHDLALRLQRHDAQLLRQISARKRALKAASGVNELLDMGVAGKLGENIAQ; via the coding sequence ATGTTTGCGCAACCAATGTTTGCGGATACCATTCCGGACGAAGTGTTGATGATCTCCAAGCTGGAAGCCACCAGCAACGCTATTCGCCTGCGCATCGCCGGCCTGGCCCCCGATCAGTTGTACCGCGGGACGCGCCAGGAACCCTCGATTGCCGAACTGATCGCCACCGCAGTCGATCGTGAGCAGGCCTACCTGGAAGCCTTTCAGCGCGGCCTGAACGAGGATCAGCCGCGCCTGGGCGAGCCCACGCCGGGGCCATCCTTTCTGGATCGCGACTTCGCCGAAGATCTGGCGCGTTTCTTTGATCTGCGCCGGCAGACGCTGGACCTGGTGCGCAACTTCTCCGAAGAAGCGTTTGCACGGCGTGTGACGCTGCCGGACGGCGAGCAGCTCACGCTGCATGATCTGGCGTTGCGTCTGCAGCGCCACGACGCGCAACTGCTGCGCCAGATCAGCGCGCGCAAACGGGCGCTCAAAGCCGCCAGCGGCGTCAACGAGCTGCTGGACATGGGCGTGGCCGGCAAGTTGGGCGAGAATATCGCTCAGTAG